The following are encoded in a window of bacterium SCSIO 12643 genomic DNA:
- a CDS encoding ATP-binding protein has protein sequence MKKNVVLNWSGGKDATMAFHQLSHHENIEVISLLTSINSKRERITMHGVPLSLLKRQVDALNQQLDLITLPENISMEKYSSIVREKAQQHHQDGISHYAYGDIFLQDLRDFRDEEAAKSQLKTLYPLWGLNTKELAMQFIHLGYKAIVVAVSSAKLSQEFAGRIYDKEFITDLPSNIDPCGENGEFHTFVFDGPLFKHPIDFTKGTTSLHRYASSDNSDSKWDNGVWFCDIS, from the coding sequence ATGAAGAAAAATGTAGTTCTAAACTGGAGCGGGGGTAAAGATGCCACCATGGCTTTTCACCAACTCTCACATCATGAGAATATTGAGGTTATATCTTTACTCACATCCATTAACTCCAAAAGAGAAAGAATTACAATGCATGGTGTACCATTATCTTTACTGAAAAGACAAGTAGATGCTCTGAATCAACAGCTTGATTTAATCACTTTGCCGGAAAACATTTCAATGGAAAAGTATTCATCAATCGTTAGAGAAAAAGCCCAACAACATCATCAAGATGGTATTTCTCATTATGCTTATGGTGACATTTTCCTACAAGATCTCCGAGATTTCAGAGATGAGGAAGCCGCTAAATCACAATTAAAAACACTCTATCCATTATGGGGATTAAACACTAAAGAACTAGCCATGCAATTTATTCACTTGGGCTACAAAGCCATTGTTGTGGCGGTTAGCTCGGCTAAATTGTCTCAAGAATTTGCCGGCAGAATTTATGACAAAGAATTTATTACAGACCTTCCATCTAATATAGATCCGTGTGGTGAAAATGGTGAATTTCACACTTTTGTTTTTGACGGTCCACTATTCAAACATCCCATTGATTTCACCAAAGGAACAACTTCTCTACACCGATATGCCTCTTCAGATAATTCCGATTCAAAATGGGACAATGGAGTTTGGTTCTGTGATATTAGCTAA
- a CDS encoding ATP-binding protein, giving the protein MYKILITGPESSGKSFLAKALAEYYDGGIVEEYARIYLSNKSDYYKDDLLNIAKGQFKLEKEVYQGQLGYVFSDTGVEVIKIWSQEKYNEVDPEIRSLEKRQIYDLILLCKPNIPWVYDELRENKTDRDRLFELYKNDLKDKKNVLEINETLEKRLDQAIQFINERLS; this is encoded by the coding sequence ATGTATAAGATTTTAATAACAGGACCGGAATCTAGTGGGAAGAGTTTTTTGGCAAAAGCTTTGGCTGAGTACTATGATGGAGGGATAGTTGAAGAGTATGCTAGGATTTATTTAAGCAATAAATCTGATTATTATAAGGATGATCTTTTGAATATTGCAAAAGGACAATTTAAATTGGAAAAAGAAGTGTATCAAGGGCAACTCGGTTATGTGTTTTCAGATACTGGAGTCGAAGTTATAAAAATTTGGAGCCAGGAAAAGTATAATGAAGTTGATCCGGAAATACGAAGTCTGGAAAAGCGACAAATTTATGATCTGATCTTATTGTGTAAGCCCAATATTCCATGGGTGTATGATGAACTGCGAGAGAATAAAACCGACAGAGATCGTTTATTTGAGTTGTATAAGAATGATTTGAAGGATAAAAAAAATGTGCTGGAAATAAACGAAACTTTGGAAAAACGTTTAGATCAAGCTATACAATTCATAAACGAAAGACTTAGCTAA
- a CDS encoding CHAT domain-containing protein: protein MNNQNFNTSRIIERILFILMLVPFIAYTQDDQKWEKEFNKLENHYKHGRYFQASSGAKALLNKITKKGELKQFYLPSQALYLKYQAALGLRKDNDIQLDSIIAQWDTLQSFPSDSFTLMSNIAIASSAFAYSKFEQADLKYNTAQQSINKNSDPYKYWAQYIRIARMELFLQTMSYNKAKRYIDETISYQRNLTKKKEKVYNEKKGVEEFVKVKKKDYNNRLSTLGELMVMKADIFLGQGDLEMADSIYVKNEKDLFQLVKKKDISYIKNWYGYTKLQVLKGDPYAGLDLRKVRKKYATNVKYNIPNLLYFDMFENEIRADAQLENFSKYSKALKQYEREVLKNFPKKSSHQFTADYLGHLEDLSKGKYKTYGKRMSRQAEDLHNYYGLNDAGQLPFLYDLAKAQISLYDYTGAKLTYEKILQIADINNSDSNSFYYNANLELGSYYLNYTTNYKAADSIYNKYFDVFVLKELHPYHPFYGKFLNDYALINTKQDDFTEAITKYKRLAEINKVKYGDQSEEYALVLQRMARAQVDIGDYTSAEENLISALTAYKTEKKTKTQNYVYTLQAIGELYAINGDFVNSKKKLEEAYALAKKYDIVNEMLPVNMNEGLAELYFEVGKYDQAEDILEATIKLKTEKLGAEHIELIKPYALLGQVDLVQGRLIDAEKNISKSVAISKTNFGENSLRYLERKVLLGQVYYKMGDYERSLEIYNSVIAAYEEKFGSVYLNISDILIRKTRVQMEMDVEMSQLMDNLNRANQIITTNVNDHHPKVAEVIELKALIYLREKNYDEALIQLQAANLIYTSTYGDQHFKTADNQVNIALLYYKKGNYVNAHTYYNKALSIYKKIFSTAHPKYVSTLSKIGQTFYAQKNYKKAAEVLRTSTSMYLSYINSYFPSLSESEKSKYWASIRGDFEIFNSLVLQYYKEDPSIIGDMYNNRLATKALLLNSSVKLKERIMTYGSPELIAKYRNWLSQKDLLTKAIGMNQETLDSNEINIAQLQNEINVLEKELSESAQGFSQNYENKSVNWVSVKNTLTDQDAAMEIIRFNYFDTEFTDSVVYVGLFVTKASRDQPEIVILPNGNELEGKYFSYYQNAIKEKSSDRKSYAQYWEYFDSKLYGKKRIYFSGDGVYNQINPETFMDYNKNYLINTYTFYFVSNTKDIVDQSRGGATVYTNTTAALFGNPYFGNSSSTNSITSIESLPGAEKEVQELNAFLTEMKWTTQKFIGKDASEGALKELESPRVLHIATHGFFMADEKQTYQNESIIGEENQQISNPLMRSGLLFTDASDLLSTENVFKFNQHDGVLTAYEAMNLNLDHTEIVFLSACETGRGEVKSGEGVYGLQRSFIVAGAQNVVMTLFKVDDAVTQKLVNLFYAEWIKTNDKRTAFINAKKAILDEYKDPIYWGAFIMVGLD, encoded by the coding sequence ATGAATAATCAGAACTTTAATACTTCTAGGATAATCGAACGTATTTTATTTATCCTGATGCTCGTTCCGTTCATTGCTTATACTCAGGATGATCAGAAATGGGAAAAGGAATTTAATAAACTAGAGAATCACTATAAGCATGGGAGATATTTTCAGGCTTCAAGTGGTGCTAAAGCGTTATTGAACAAAATCACAAAGAAAGGAGAACTAAAACAATTTTATCTGCCCAGTCAGGCCCTTTATTTAAAGTATCAAGCGGCTCTGGGCTTAAGAAAGGATAATGACATCCAGTTAGATTCTATTATTGCGCAATGGGATACTTTACAAAGCTTTCCTTCTGACTCTTTTACGCTTATGAGTAATATAGCGATTGCCTCATCTGCATTTGCTTATTCTAAATTCGAACAAGCGGATTTAAAATATAATACTGCACAACAATCGATAAATAAAAATAGTGACCCCTATAAATATTGGGCGCAATATATCAGAATTGCCAGAATGGAATTGTTTCTCCAAACCATGAGTTACAACAAAGCAAAGCGATACATCGATGAAACCATCTCCTATCAAAGAAACCTGACCAAGAAAAAGGAAAAGGTTTACAATGAAAAGAAAGGGGTTGAAGAGTTTGTGAAGGTTAAAAAGAAAGACTATAACAACAGATTAAGTACGCTTGGAGAGTTAATGGTCATGAAAGCGGATATATTTTTAGGTCAGGGCGACCTCGAAATGGCCGATTCTATTTATGTCAAAAATGAAAAAGACCTCTTTCAACTTGTCAAGAAAAAGGATATCAGTTATATCAAAAACTGGTATGGGTATACTAAACTCCAGGTGCTTAAAGGAGATCCTTATGCTGGACTGGATTTACGAAAAGTTCGCAAAAAATATGCAACCAATGTAAAATACAATATTCCAAACCTACTCTATTTTGACATGTTTGAAAATGAAATTCGAGCGGATGCACAACTGGAGAATTTTTCTAAATACTCTAAAGCATTAAAACAATATGAAAGAGAGGTTTTGAAAAACTTCCCTAAAAAATCAAGTCATCAGTTCACCGCAGATTATCTGGGACATCTTGAAGATTTGAGCAAAGGGAAATACAAGACATATGGTAAGCGTATGTCCAGGCAAGCGGAAGACTTACATAATTATTATGGTCTGAATGATGCCGGACAACTTCCATTTTTATACGATTTAGCCAAAGCTCAAATAAGTCTTTATGATTATACCGGTGCAAAACTTACCTATGAGAAAATTCTACAAATCGCTGATATTAATAATTCTGACTCCAATTCATTTTATTATAATGCGAATTTGGAATTGGGGTCGTATTATTTGAATTATACCACCAACTACAAAGCTGCGGATTCGATTTACAACAAGTATTTTGATGTGTTCGTTTTAAAGGAACTACATCCATACCATCCTTTCTATGGTAAATTCCTGAATGATTATGCTTTAATCAATACCAAGCAAGATGATTTTACAGAGGCCATTACCAAATACAAACGTCTGGCTGAAATCAATAAGGTCAAATATGGAGATCAATCCGAAGAATATGCTTTAGTTCTACAACGCATGGCTCGAGCTCAAGTCGATATCGGAGATTATACTTCTGCCGAAGAAAATCTAATTAGTGCATTAACTGCATATAAAACTGAAAAGAAAACCAAAACGCAAAACTACGTTTACACGCTTCAAGCAATTGGTGAATTATATGCTATTAACGGAGATTTTGTCAATTCAAAGAAAAAACTGGAAGAAGCCTATGCTTTGGCTAAAAAGTATGACATCGTTAATGAAATGCTTCCGGTAAATATGAACGAAGGTTTAGCTGAACTGTATTTTGAAGTGGGAAAATACGATCAGGCAGAGGATATTTTAGAAGCTACAATTAAACTAAAAACTGAAAAACTAGGTGCTGAGCATATTGAGTTAATCAAACCATACGCATTACTGGGACAGGTCGATTTAGTTCAGGGGAGACTTATTGACGCAGAAAAAAATATCTCAAAATCGGTAGCAATTAGTAAAACAAACTTTGGCGAAAACTCTCTTAGATATCTGGAACGTAAAGTTCTTCTTGGTCAGGTATATTATAAAATGGGCGATTATGAGCGTTCACTAGAAATTTATAATTCTGTTATTGCAGCTTATGAAGAAAAGTTTGGTTCCGTATACCTCAATATTTCTGATATTTTGATTAGAAAGACTCGAGTACAAATGGAAATGGATGTGGAAATGAGTCAACTCATGGATAATCTGAATCGTGCCAATCAGATTATTACCACAAATGTTAATGACCATCACCCTAAGGTAGCTGAGGTGATTGAATTAAAAGCTCTCATCTATCTTAGAGAAAAGAATTACGATGAAGCCCTGATTCAATTACAAGCTGCAAACCTTATTTATACATCTACTTATGGTGATCAACATTTTAAAACCGCAGATAATCAGGTAAATATTGCCCTACTCTATTATAAAAAGGGTAATTATGTTAACGCTCATACCTATTATAATAAGGCCTTAAGCATCTACAAAAAGATCTTTAGTACAGCGCATCCCAAATATGTATCTACTCTTAGTAAAATTGGTCAAACATTCTATGCACAGAAGAATTACAAAAAGGCGGCTGAAGTTCTAAGAACTTCCACTAGCATGTATTTGTCATACATCAATAGTTATTTCCCTTCACTATCAGAATCTGAAAAGTCAAAATACTGGGCGAGTATTCGTGGTGACTTTGAAATCTTTAATTCGTTGGTACTTCAATATTATAAAGAAGACCCTTCGATTATTGGAGACATGTATAACAATAGACTGGCAACCAAAGCATTATTACTTAATTCATCTGTAAAACTCAAGGAGCGTATTATGACCTATGGTTCTCCTGAGTTAATTGCCAAATATCGAAACTGGCTTTCCCAAAAGGATTTATTGACCAAAGCAATTGGTATGAATCAGGAAACTTTGGATTCTAATGAAATCAATATTGCCCAGTTACAAAATGAGATCAATGTTTTGGAAAAAGAATTAAGCGAAAGTGCACAGGGCTTCTCGCAGAATTATGAAAATAAATCAGTCAACTGGGTATCAGTTAAGAACACATTAACTGATCAGGATGCTGCTATGGAGATTATTCGCTTCAACTATTTTGATACTGAATTTACAGACTCGGTAGTTTACGTAGGCTTATTCGTTACAAAGGCTTCCAGAGACCAACCGGAAATTGTAATTCTTCCAAATGGAAATGAATTAGAAGGAAAGTACTTCAGTTATTACCAAAATGCGATTAAAGAAAAATCAAGTGATCGAAAATCTTACGCTCAATACTGGGAGTATTTTGATTCGAAACTGTATGGCAAAAAACGTATCTACTTTTCGGGTGATGGGGTTTATAATCAAATCAACCCTGAAACATTTATGGATTACAACAAAAACTACCTGATCAACACTTATACTTTTTACTTTGTATCAAACACTAAAGATATCGTTGACCAATCTCGGGGTGGAGCTACTGTTTATACGAATACCACAGCGGCATTATTTGGGAATCCATATTTTGGAAATTCTTCTTCCACAAACAGTATTACTTCTATTGAATCTCTTCCAGGAGCAGAAAAAGAAGTGCAAGAACTCAATGCATTTTTAACTGAGATGAAGTGGACTACTCAAAAGTTTATTGGTAAAGATGCAAGTGAAGGAGCACTTAAGGAATTGGAAAGTCCACGTGTATTACATATTGCCACGCACGGATTCTTTATGGCTGATGAAAAACAAACTTATCAAAATGAAAGTATCATCGGAGAGGAAAACCAACAGATCAGTAATCCGTTAATGCGTTCCGGATTATTATTTACTGATGCAAGTGACTTATTAAGTACTGAAAATGTATT